A single genomic interval of Helianthus annuus cultivar XRQ/B chromosome 13, HanXRQr2.0-SUNRISE, whole genome shotgun sequence harbors:
- the LOC110864506 gene encoding BAG family molecular chaperone regulator 6 isoform X1 yields the protein MYPAYMWTDPHHAHPSHMLPPYPLPQQHHGYGCCNHTPYYGGCPYSHYTHYPPYYPPHGVYSPFPAPYSLPPQHYYYSSVNHPSYNYHNNNNHPCSACNHKEDDKGPRVNEEEESQVDNKTSDSLVPLFLKDRPIMWVPPGYNESKESDKDNKYSHEPVLVKHLEPSKDHPDYPIMWVPSGYDKSKANDKDKYSNEPVSVKRLEPSKDLPDYPIMWVPRGYTESSANDKGRNSNDPVLVKHPEPSKWGGNGELAQDEQGGTGDGNRFPFKIFWLPSKNDQVGKDTKENNLDLVANKGLLDEKATKKGSGGEGECETSSKHAARKVFPVKQASTNEEASSKHAIQKVIPVKQASTNEEKKNPRSMNTNSDSVEKTDNGGKTSPKASKLPPVCLRIDPLPKKKKTSRSPSPGDKERSNGSPVNSPKSSQQQAQVLKKSKEEQSEGDIKTVDHANKVKQANLAEHADNVERANLADHVNKVEPANLADPANKVEQANLADLGDVPREKGEEKKNMSEHEAALIIQSVYHGFEVRKSQPLKKLRQIYEVRKMVADLTNRIQDMETCLDSKKAVIIGETIMSLLLKLDTIQGLHPFVREVRKSVAKELVGLQEKLDYLTSVKSETPSEGSMHPEDDGKLDQAQAQTGLCENREHNDDAEACKTTNVEQQLEKSTEGGSIQDRFDQAPTESDSVICENHGVEVTVSQEGCDTIGETHKEKIDRAPTESDEALGLCENHEVEASDTQQGCNIVGEPQLESHKGKIDQAPTECNEAENHEVEASESQGEGCNSVGERQLDEVQLESHKEKFDHAPTECDEAVGLCENHEVRVTESQEGCNTIGEEPSHEGKFDQAPTECQEAQEFHKENHEVEPTESLLESQKEKTGQAPTECVGLCESHEVKATESQVGCNCNTPQLESDKDQEAPTEFDEVEATVSQEGCNTSAELHNDQAPAECDRLHKEDHEVEATTIGESHKEKSDQAPSECDVESRDGGVECNDDMKVEEYTGEVNKKKKQVEREELVNVESMVEEENEKLRVAVEELMKAGNEQLEVIRELTGRVKELEKKLSNSKSKKLNKKSRRSRGCSGIQKDYYSLLV from the exons ATGTATCCTGCATACATGTGGACAGATCCTCATCATGCCCACCCATCTCATATGCTCCCCCCTTATCCTCTCCCACAACAACATCATGGTTATGGTTGTTGCAACCATACTCCTTATTATGGTGGCTGTCCTTACTCACATTACACTCACTACCCTCCTTACTATCCTCCTCATGGAGTATATTCTCCCTTTCCAGCTCCTTACTCCCTTCCTCCACAACATTATTATTATTCTTCGGTTAACCACCCCAGCTACAATTACCACAATAACAACAACCATCCTTGTTCTGCCTGCAATCACAAGGAGGATGACAAGGGACCGAGAGTTAACGAGGAGGAGGAGTCACAGGTTGACAACAAAACAAGCGACTCTCTGGTTCCTTTGTTTTTGAAAGACCGTCCGATCATGTGGGTTCCTCCTGGGTACAATGAATCCAAGGAAAGTGACAAGGATAATAAGTATTCTCATGAACCTGTTTTGGTAAAGCATCTTGAACCGTCAAAAGACCACCCTGATTATCCGATCATGTGGGTTCCTAGTGGGTACGACAAATCGAAGGCAAACGACAAGGACAAGTATTCTAATGAGCCTGTTTCGGTAAAGCGTCTTGAACCGTCAAAAGACCTACCTGATTATCCGATCATGTGGGTTCCTCGTGGGTACACCGAATCATCAGcgaatgacaagggaaggaattCTAATGATCCTGTTTTAGTAAAGCATCCGGAACCGTCGAAATGGGGTGGGAATGGTGAACTGGCCCAAGATGAACAGGGTGGGACTGGGGATGGGAATCGGTTCCCGTTTAAGATATTTTGGTTGCCTTCTAAGAATGATCAAGTGGGAAAGGATACCAAGGAGAACAATCTTGATCTGGTAGCTAACAAGGGATTGTTAGATGAAAAGGCAACCAAAAAGGGTTCAGGCGGTGAGGGTGAGTGTGAGACTAGTAGTAAGCATGCTGCCCGAAAGGTTTTTCCGGTGAAACAAGCGAGTACAAATGAGGAGGCTAGTAGTAAGCATGCTATCCAAAAGGTGATTCCGGTGAAACAAGCGAGTACAAATGAGGAAAAGAAGAACCCGAGAAGTATGAATACCAATTCAGATTCTGTGGAGAAAACTGATAATGGGGGCAAGACTTCACCAAAGGCATCCAAATTACCACCTGTTTGTCTTCGTATTGACCCCCTGCCAAAAAAGAAGAAAACTTCACGCTCACCTAGCCCTGGTGATAAAGAAAGATCAAACGGGTCGCCGGTTAACAGTCCAAAATCTTCTCAGCAGCAGGCACAGGTCTTAAAGAAGAGCAAGGAGGAGCAAAGTGAAGGTGATATCAAAACCGTTGACCATGCCAATAAGGTCAAACAAGCTAATCTTGCTGAACATGCCGATAATGTCGAACGAGCTAATCTTGCTGATCATGTCAATAAAGTCGAACCAGCTAATCTTGCTGATCCTGCCAATAAGGTCGAACAAGCTAATCTCGCTGATCTTGGCGATGTACCAAGGGAAAAAGGAGAGGAGAAGAAGAATATGTCAGAACATGAAGCGGCTTTGATCATACAGTCTGTGTATCATGGTTTTGAAGTGAGGAAATCACAGCCGCTGAAGAAGCTAAGGCAAATTTATGAAGTTAGAAAAATGGTTGCCGACCTGACAAATCGTATTCAAGACATGGAAACATGCCTTGATAGTAAGAAAGCCGTTATTATCGGGGAGACCATAATGAGCCTTCTGCTAAAGCTAGACACCATCCAG GGTCTGCATCCATTCGTACGGGAGGTTAGGAAGTCGGTTGCGAAGGAGCTCGTGGGTTTACAAGAGAAGCTTGATTATCTAACATCTGTGAAATCTGAAACCCCAAGTGAGGGAAGTATGCATCCTGAAGATGATGGGAAGCTTGATCAGGCACAAGCCCAAACTGGTTTATGTGAGAATCGTGAACACAACGATGATGCAGAAGCCTGCAAGACCACCAATGTTGAGCAGCAATTGGAGAAGAGCACTGAAGGTGGTTCCATtcaagatagattcgatcaggcACCAACTGAATCTGATTCAGTTATATGTGAGAATCATGGAGTGGAAGTTACAGTCTCACAAGAAGGATGTGATACCATTGGTGAGACACATAAAGAGAAGATTGATCGGGCACCAACTGAATCTGATGAAGCTCTTGGgttgtgtgagaatcatgaagTAGAAGCTTCAGATACACAACAAGGCTGTAACATAGTTGGTGAGCCACAATTGGAATCGCATAAAGGAAAAATCGATCAGGCACCAACTGAATGTAATGAAGCCGAGAATCATGAAGTGGAAGCTTCAGAGTCGCAAGGAGAAGGCTGTAATAGCGTTGGTGAGCGGCAACTGGATGAGGTGCAGTTGGAATCACATAAAGAGAAGTTCGATCACGCACCAACTGAATGTGATGAAGCGGTGGGTCTGTGTGAAAATCATGAAGTTAGAGTTACAGAATCACAAGAAGGCTGTAATACCATTGGTGAGGAGCCATCGCATGAAGGAAAGTTTGATCAGGCCCCAACCGAATGTCAGGAAGCTCAGGAGTTCCATAAAGAGAATCATGAAGTGGAGCCCACAGAGTCACTATTGGAATCGCAGAAAGAGAAGACTGGTCAAGCACCAACTGAATGTGTTGGGTTGTGTGAGAGTCATGAAGTGAAAGCCACAGAGTCGCAAGTAGGCTGTAACTGTAATACTCCGCAACTGGAATCGGATAAAGATCAGGAGGCACCAACTGAATTTGATGAAGTGGAAGCTACAGTCTCACAAGAAGGCTGTAATACCAGTGCTGAGCTGCATAATGATCAGGCACCAGCTGAATGTGATAGGCTGCATAAGGAGGATCATGAAGTGGAAGCTACAACCATTGGCGAGTCGCATAAAGAGAAGTCCGATCAGGCACCAAGTGAATGTGACGTTGAATCTAGAGACGGTGGTGTAGAATGCAACGACGATATGAAGGTTGAAGAGTACACTGGGGAGGTTAATAAGAAGAAGAAGCAAGTTGAGAGGGAAGAGTTGGTGAATGTGGAAAGCATGGTGGAGGAGGAGAATGAGAAGCTTAGGGTGGCGGTGGAGGAACTGATGAAGGCGGGGAATGAACAGTTGGAGGTGATAAGGGAGCTGACAGGAAGAGTGAAGGAGTTGGAGAAAAAGCTTTCCAATTCCAAAAGCAAGAAGCTAAACAAGAAGAGCAGGAGGTCACGTGGTTGTAGTGGTATTCAAAAGGATTATTATAGCTTATTAGTGTGA
- the LOC110864506 gene encoding BAG family molecular chaperone regulator 6 isoform X2 produces the protein MYPAYMWTDPHHAHPSHMLPPYPLPQQHHGYGCCNHTPYYGGCPYSHYTHYPPYYPPHGVYSPFPAPYSLPPQHYYYSSVNHPSYNYHNNNNHPCSACNHKEDDKGPRVNEEEESQVDNKTSDSLVPLFLKDRPIMWVPPGYNESKESDKDNKYSHEPVLVKHLEPSKDHPDYPIMWVPSGYDKSKANDKDKYSNEPVSVKRLEPSKDLPDYPIMWVPRGYTESSANDKGRNSNDPVLVKHPEPSKWGGNGELAQDEQGGTGDGNRFPFKIFWLPSKNDQVGKDTKENNLDLVANKGLLDEKATKKGSGGEGECETSSKHAARKVFPVKQASTNEEASSKHAIQKVIPVKQASTNEEKKNPRSMNTNSDSVEKTDNGGKTSPKASKLPPVCLRIDPLPKKKKTSRSPSPGDKERSNGSPVNSPKSSQQQAQVLKKSKEEQSEGDIKTVDHANKVKQANLAEHADNVERANLADHVNKVEPANLADPANKVEQANLADLGDVPREKGEEKKNMSEHEAALIIQSVYHGFEVRKSQPLKKLRQIYEVRKMVADLTNRIQDMETCLDSKKAVIIGETIMSLLLKLDTIQGLHPFVREVRKSVAKELVGLQEKLDYLTSVKSETPSEGSMHPEDDGKLDQAQAQTGLCENREHNDDAEACKTTNVEQQLEKSTEGGSIQDRFDQAPTESDSVICENHGVEVTVSQEGCDTIGETHKEKIDRAPTESDEALGLCENHEVEASDTQQGCNIVGEPQLESHKGKIDQAPTECNEAENHEVEASESQGEGCNSVGERQLDEVQLESHKEKFDHAPTECDEAVGLCENHEVRVTESQEGCNTIGEEPSHEGKFDQAPTECQEAQEFHKENHEVEATVSQEGCNTSAELHNDQAPAECDRLHKEDHEVEATTIGESHKEKSDQAPSECDVESRDGGVECNDDMKVEEYTGEVNKKKKQVEREELVNVESMVEEENEKLRVAVEELMKAGNEQLEVIRELTGRVKELEKKLSNSKSKKLNKKSRRSRGCSGIQKDYYSLLV, from the exons ATGTATCCTGCATACATGTGGACAGATCCTCATCATGCCCACCCATCTCATATGCTCCCCCCTTATCCTCTCCCACAACAACATCATGGTTATGGTTGTTGCAACCATACTCCTTATTATGGTGGCTGTCCTTACTCACATTACACTCACTACCCTCCTTACTATCCTCCTCATGGAGTATATTCTCCCTTTCCAGCTCCTTACTCCCTTCCTCCACAACATTATTATTATTCTTCGGTTAACCACCCCAGCTACAATTACCACAATAACAACAACCATCCTTGTTCTGCCTGCAATCACAAGGAGGATGACAAGGGACCGAGAGTTAACGAGGAGGAGGAGTCACAGGTTGACAACAAAACAAGCGACTCTCTGGTTCCTTTGTTTTTGAAAGACCGTCCGATCATGTGGGTTCCTCCTGGGTACAATGAATCCAAGGAAAGTGACAAGGATAATAAGTATTCTCATGAACCTGTTTTGGTAAAGCATCTTGAACCGTCAAAAGACCACCCTGATTATCCGATCATGTGGGTTCCTAGTGGGTACGACAAATCGAAGGCAAACGACAAGGACAAGTATTCTAATGAGCCTGTTTCGGTAAAGCGTCTTGAACCGTCAAAAGACCTACCTGATTATCCGATCATGTGGGTTCCTCGTGGGTACACCGAATCATCAGcgaatgacaagggaaggaattCTAATGATCCTGTTTTAGTAAAGCATCCGGAACCGTCGAAATGGGGTGGGAATGGTGAACTGGCCCAAGATGAACAGGGTGGGACTGGGGATGGGAATCGGTTCCCGTTTAAGATATTTTGGTTGCCTTCTAAGAATGATCAAGTGGGAAAGGATACCAAGGAGAACAATCTTGATCTGGTAGCTAACAAGGGATTGTTAGATGAAAAGGCAACCAAAAAGGGTTCAGGCGGTGAGGGTGAGTGTGAGACTAGTAGTAAGCATGCTGCCCGAAAGGTTTTTCCGGTGAAACAAGCGAGTACAAATGAGGAGGCTAGTAGTAAGCATGCTATCCAAAAGGTGATTCCGGTGAAACAAGCGAGTACAAATGAGGAAAAGAAGAACCCGAGAAGTATGAATACCAATTCAGATTCTGTGGAGAAAACTGATAATGGGGGCAAGACTTCACCAAAGGCATCCAAATTACCACCTGTTTGTCTTCGTATTGACCCCCTGCCAAAAAAGAAGAAAACTTCACGCTCACCTAGCCCTGGTGATAAAGAAAGATCAAACGGGTCGCCGGTTAACAGTCCAAAATCTTCTCAGCAGCAGGCACAGGTCTTAAAGAAGAGCAAGGAGGAGCAAAGTGAAGGTGATATCAAAACCGTTGACCATGCCAATAAGGTCAAACAAGCTAATCTTGCTGAACATGCCGATAATGTCGAACGAGCTAATCTTGCTGATCATGTCAATAAAGTCGAACCAGCTAATCTTGCTGATCCTGCCAATAAGGTCGAACAAGCTAATCTCGCTGATCTTGGCGATGTACCAAGGGAAAAAGGAGAGGAGAAGAAGAATATGTCAGAACATGAAGCGGCTTTGATCATACAGTCTGTGTATCATGGTTTTGAAGTGAGGAAATCACAGCCGCTGAAGAAGCTAAGGCAAATTTATGAAGTTAGAAAAATGGTTGCCGACCTGACAAATCGTATTCAAGACATGGAAACATGCCTTGATAGTAAGAAAGCCGTTATTATCGGGGAGACCATAATGAGCCTTCTGCTAAAGCTAGACACCATCCAG GGTCTGCATCCATTCGTACGGGAGGTTAGGAAGTCGGTTGCGAAGGAGCTCGTGGGTTTACAAGAGAAGCTTGATTATCTAACATCTGTGAAATCTGAAACCCCAAGTGAGGGAAGTATGCATCCTGAAGATGATGGGAAGCTTGATCAGGCACAAGCCCAAACTGGTTTATGTGAGAATCGTGAACACAACGATGATGCAGAAGCCTGCAAGACCACCAATGTTGAGCAGCAATTGGAGAAGAGCACTGAAGGTGGTTCCATtcaagatagattcgatcaggcACCAACTGAATCTGATTCAGTTATATGTGAGAATCATGGAGTGGAAGTTACAGTCTCACAAGAAGGATGTGATACCATTGGTGAGACACATAAAGAGAAGATTGATCGGGCACCAACTGAATCTGATGAAGCTCTTGGgttgtgtgagaatcatgaagTAGAAGCTTCAGATACACAACAAGGCTGTAACATAGTTGGTGAGCCACAATTGGAATCGCATAAAGGAAAAATCGATCAGGCACCAACTGAATGTAATGAAGCCGAGAATCATGAAGTGGAAGCTTCAGAGTCGCAAGGAGAAGGCTGTAATAGCGTTGGTGAGCGGCAACTGGATGAGGTGCAGTTGGAATCACATAAAGAGAAGTTCGATCACGCACCAACTGAATGTGATGAAGCGGTGGGTCTGTGTGAAAATCATGAAGTTAGAGTTACAGAATCACAAGAAGGCTGTAATACCATTGGTGAGGAGCCATCGCATGAAGGAAAGTTTGATCAGGCCCCAACCGAATGTCAGGAAGCTCAGGAGTTCCATAAAGAGAATCATGAA GTGGAAGCTACAGTCTCACAAGAAGGCTGTAATACCAGTGCTGAGCTGCATAATGATCAGGCACCAGCTGAATGTGATAGGCTGCATAAGGAGGATCATGAAGTGGAAGCTACAACCATTGGCGAGTCGCATAAAGAGAAGTCCGATCAGGCACCAAGTGAATGTGACGTTGAATCTAGAGACGGTGGTGTAGAATGCAACGACGATATGAAGGTTGAAGAGTACACTGGGGAGGTTAATAAGAAGAAGAAGCAAGTTGAGAGGGAAGAGTTGGTGAATGTGGAAAGCATGGTGGAGGAGGAGAATGAGAAGCTTAGGGTGGCGGTGGAGGAACTGATGAAGGCGGGGAATGAACAGTTGGAGGTGATAAGGGAGCTGACAGGAAGAGTGAAGGAGTTGGAGAAAAAGCTTTCCAATTCCAAAAGCAAGAAGCTAAACAAGAAGAGCAGGAGGTCACGTGGTTGTAGTGGTATTCAAAAGGATTATTATAGCTTATTAGTGTGA